A single window of Granulicella mallensis MP5ACTX8 DNA harbors:
- a CDS encoding site-specific integrase, whose product MKSGPIWHDNLLGRVIQPAARELGLPHITWRLLRHWGATQMVEARVPLKAAQQRLGTRVRIFFLGSTRMFWTRRRT is encoded by the coding sequence ATGAAGTCTGGTCCGATCTGGCACGATAATCTTCTCGGCAGGGTGATTCAGCCCGCCGCGAGGGAACTCGGCCTTCCGCACATCACCTGGCGTCTCCTGCGGCACTGGGGGGCGACACAGATGGTGGAGGCGCGGGTTCCGCTCAAGGCAGCGCAGCAACGCCTGGGTACTCGCGTCCGGATATTCTTCTTAGGGTCTACGCGCATGTTCTGGACGCGTCGGCGGACTTAG
- a CDS encoding MFS transporter — protein MSEPGITILPTRKKLWFLQLESEERSALVATFAGWMLDGMDVMVYSFVLPSLILIWHISKGQAGLLGTSALLLSSVGGWLAGLAADRFGRVRILRLTILWFAVFTFLSGFTNSFNQLFIIRGLQGLGFGGEWAVGSVLIGETIRAKYRGRAVGTVQGGWAIGWGIAALFYTLFFAVLSPDMAWRAMFWIGLAPVVLAVYVRKNVQEPEIYKEATILRANHPSTNKGSNLTFLKIFSPAILRTTALASLVALGAQGGYYAINTWLPLYLNARGLNVTHTGGYLLVVILGSFAGYLVSAHLADRLGRKLTLILFAAFSALTIFLYTIVPISDTATLLLGFPLGFFPSGSFSPMGAFFTELFPTAIRGSAQGFSYNLGRGVGALFPALVGFFAIHMRLGHAIALFAVSAYLLMTLGVLLLPETCGVELEENKKNAIV, from the coding sequence GCTCCGCACTCGTCGCTACTTTCGCAGGCTGGATGCTCGACGGCATGGACGTCATGGTCTACAGCTTCGTGCTCCCGTCTCTCATTCTGATCTGGCACATCAGCAAGGGCCAGGCCGGGCTGCTCGGCACCTCCGCTCTACTGCTCTCCTCCGTCGGTGGCTGGCTCGCCGGCCTCGCGGCCGACCGCTTCGGTCGCGTCCGTATCCTTCGCTTAACCATCCTCTGGTTCGCAGTCTTCACTTTTCTCAGTGGTTTCACTAACAGCTTCAATCAGCTCTTCATTATTCGTGGTCTGCAAGGCCTCGGTTTTGGTGGCGAGTGGGCCGTCGGCTCCGTCCTCATCGGCGAAACCATTCGTGCCAAATATCGCGGCCGTGCCGTAGGCACCGTGCAAGGCGGCTGGGCCATCGGCTGGGGAATCGCCGCGCTCTTCTATACACTCTTCTTCGCTGTACTCTCGCCTGACATGGCCTGGCGTGCCATGTTCTGGATAGGCCTCGCTCCCGTCGTGCTCGCTGTCTACGTCCGCAAGAATGTCCAGGAGCCGGAGATCTATAAAGAGGCGACCATCCTCCGCGCCAACCATCCATCAACGAACAAGGGCTCCAACCTCACTTTTCTCAAAATCTTTTCGCCCGCAATTCTCCGCACCACCGCGCTCGCCTCCCTGGTTGCGCTCGGAGCGCAGGGTGGCTACTACGCCATCAACACCTGGCTCCCGCTCTACCTCAACGCGCGCGGCCTTAACGTTACCCACACCGGCGGTTATCTCCTGGTCGTCATCCTTGGATCCTTCGCCGGGTACCTTGTCAGCGCCCATCTCGCCGACAGGCTCGGCCGCAAACTCACCCTCATCCTCTTCGCTGCGTTCTCCGCGCTCACCATCTTTCTCTACACCATCGTCCCCATTAGCGACACGGCCACCCTGCTCCTCGGCTTCCCGCTCGGCTTCTTTCCCTCCGGTTCCTTCAGCCCCATGGGTGCCTTCTTCACCGAGCTCTTTCCCACTGCCATCCGAGGCTCCGCGCAGGGCTTCTCCTACAATCTTGGCCGCGGTGTAGGCGCCTTATTCCCCGCGCTGGTCGGCTTCTTCGCCATCCACATGCGTCTGGGCCATGCCATCGCCCTGTTCGCAGTCTCTGCCTACCTGCTCATGACTCTCGGGGTTCTCTTATTGCCGGAGACCTGTGGCGTGGAGTTGGAAGAGAACAAGAAGAATGCGATTGTCTAA